Proteins found in one Kwoniella bestiolae CBS 10118 chromosome 1, complete sequence genomic segment:
- a CDS encoding AP-2 complex subunit sigma — MIKFILVQNRQGKTRLSKWYSPYDDDEKVRLRGEVHRLIAPRDQKYQSNFVEFRNDKIVYRRYAGLFFCVCVDSNDNELAYLEAIHLFVEVLDAFFQNVCELDLVFSFYKVYAILDEVFLAGEIEETSKQVVLDRLDYLEKLE, encoded by the exons ATGATCAAGTTCATCCTTGTACAG AATCGACAGGGGAAGACGAGGCTGTCGAAATGGTATTCACCGTATGATGACGACGAAAAG GTCCGACTCAGAGGAGAGGTACATAGATTGATAGCTCCGAGAGATCAGAAATATCAATCGAATtttgttgag TTCCGAAACGACAAGATCGTATACCGAAGATACGCTGGACTCTTCTTCTGTGTATGTGTGGACTCGAACGATAACGAATTAGCATATCTGGAAGCTATCCATCTGTTTGTTGAAGTACTTG ATGCTTTCTTCCAGAACGTATGTGAATTGGACTTAGTGTTCTCTTTCTACAAA GTCTACGCGATCCTCGACGAAGTGTTCTTAGCAGGAGAGATAGAAGAGACGTCAAAACAGGTCGTATTGGACCGGCTCGACTATCTGGAGAAATTGGAATAG